One Peromyscus maniculatus bairdii isolate BWxNUB_F1_BW_parent chromosome 14, HU_Pman_BW_mat_3.1, whole genome shotgun sequence genomic window carries:
- the Srsf5 gene encoding serine/arginine-rich splicing factor 5 isoform X3, whose product MSGCRVFIGRLNPAAREKDVERFFKGYGRIRDIDLKRGFGFVEFEDPRDADDAVYELDGKELCSERVTIEHARARSRGGRGRGRYSDRFSSRRPRNDRRNAPPVRTENRLIVENLSSRVSWQPICVVGLMTRSACGLS is encoded by the exons ATGAGTGGCTGTCGAGTGTTCATCGGGAGACTAAATCCAGCAGCGAGGGAGAAGGATGTGGAAAGATTCTTCAAGGGTTATGGACGGATCAGAGACATTGATCTGAAAAGAGGTTTTGGGTTTGTG GAATTTGAGGACCCCAGGGATGCAGATGATGCTGTTTATGAACTTGATGGAAAAGAACTTTGCAGTGAAAG AGTTACAATTGAACATGCTCGTGCTCGGTCTCGAGGTGGGCGAGGAAGAGGACGGTACTCCGACCGTTTTAGTAGTCGAAGACCAAGAAATGATAGACG aAATGCTCCACCTGTAAGAACAGAAAATCGACTTATAGTTGAGAATTTATCCTCAAGAGTCAGCTGGCAG CCTATCTGT